The Fervidibacillus albus genome contains a region encoding:
- the sufD gene encoding Fe-S cluster assembly protein SufD, giving the protein MTTQTQYPFDQGLIESFSSKNGEPSWFKERRLDAFGKLDSLPMLKPGKTKITKWNFTEFKQHTVNSEPFSDVEQFPETVKRLIDLEGGIKNLYVQHNQTVGFRSVSDELKEKGVIFTDLFTAVKDHGELVQKYFMTDAIKPDEHRLTAFHAALVNGGAFLYVPKNVEVTVPIQSIFVHDNGDAPLINHVLIVADENSSVTYVENYISLNDQTEGVANIITEVIALANSRVKFGAVDTLAKGVTTYVNRRGYTARDAQIEWALGMMNDGHTISENETNLIGEGSVCDTKTVVIGRGEQIQNFTTEVHHYGKNTEGTILNHGVVKDRAITVFNGIGKIEHGATKSNAQQESRVLMLSENARGDANPILLIDEDDVLAGHAASVGRVDPIQLYYLMSRGIMKEEAERLIIHGFLEPVVSQLPIEGVKKQLIEVIERKVQ; this is encoded by the coding sequence ATGACTACACAAACACAATATCCGTTCGACCAAGGGCTCATCGAATCGTTTTCGTCCAAAAACGGTGAGCCAAGTTGGTTTAAAGAACGTCGTCTAGACGCCTTTGGAAAATTGGATTCACTACCTATGTTAAAACCGGGCAAAACGAAAATCACGAAATGGAATTTCACTGAGTTTAAACAACATACAGTTAATAGTGAGCCGTTTTCAGATGTGGAACAATTTCCTGAAACGGTGAAAAGGCTCATTGATTTAGAGGGCGGTATTAAAAATTTATACGTGCAACATAATCAAACGGTCGGTTTTCGATCCGTATCCGATGAATTAAAAGAAAAAGGTGTTATTTTTACCGATCTTTTTACAGCGGTAAAAGATCACGGTGAACTCGTTCAAAAATATTTTATGACCGATGCGATTAAACCGGACGAACATCGGTTAACTGCGTTTCATGCAGCACTCGTAAACGGAGGGGCATTTTTATACGTTCCGAAAAACGTGGAAGTTACCGTACCGATTCAATCGATCTTCGTTCATGATAACGGAGATGCGCCACTGATTAACCATGTATTAATTGTCGCCGATGAAAATAGCTCGGTAACGTACGTGGAAAACTATATTTCGTTAAATGATCAAACGGAAGGCGTTGCAAATATTATTACAGAAGTGATCGCCCTTGCGAATTCGCGAGTAAAGTTCGGTGCAGTCGACACGTTAGCGAAAGGTGTAACGACGTATGTGAATCGTCGCGGATATACGGCTCGGGACGCTCAGATTGAATGGGCCTTAGGAATGATGAACGACGGACATACAATTTCTGAAAATGAAACGAATTTAATCGGCGAAGGTTCCGTTTGTGATACGAAAACCGTCGTTATCGGGCGCGGTGAACAAATTCAAAACTTCACGACGGAAGTCCACCATTACGGTAAAAATACGGAAGGAACAATTTTGAATCATGGTGTCGTGAAGGATCGGGCTATAACTGTCTTTAATGGAATCGGAAAAATTGAACACGGCGCAACGAAGTCAAATGCCCAACAAGAATCTCGTGTGTTAATGCTAAGTGAAAATGCCCGTGGCGATGCGAACCCGATTTTATTGATCGATGAAGACGATGTTTTAGCTGGACACGCAGCTTCCGTCGGTCGAGTCGATCCGATTCAATTGTATTATTTAATGAGTCGGGGGATTATGAAGGAAGAAGCAGAACGTTTAATTATCCACGGATTTTTAGAACCGGTTGTAAGCCAGTTGCCGATTGAAGGTGTAAAAAAACAACTGATTGAAGTCATTGAAAGGAAAGTACAATAA
- a CDS encoding cysteine desulfurase has protein sequence MDISTIRNQFPILSQQINGHPLVYLDSAATAQKPKSVINTITEYYTGYNANVHRGVHTLGSRATDAYEMAREKVQQFINARSTEEIIFTRGTTTAINIVAHSYGRANVKEGDEIVLTQMEHHSNLIPWQQIAKSNGATLKYIPLQPDGTLSLEDVAQTVTERTKIVAITHISNVLGTINPIKQIARIVHEKGAVLVVDGAQSAPHLKIDVQNLDCDFFAFSGHKMCAPTGIGVLYGKKQWLEKMEPVEFGGEMIDFVGLYDSTWKELPWKFEGGTPIIAGAIGLHSAIEYLEEIGMENIEKHETMLVDYAMDRLMEIDGITIYGPKKGSQRSGVLSFNIEEVHPHDVATVLDTEGIAVRAGHHCAQPLMKWLNVTATARASFYLYNTKDEIDRLAEGLVKAKEFFADVF, from the coding sequence ATGGATATTTCAACCATCCGTAACCAATTTCCCATTTTAAGTCAACAAATAAACGGACATCCTCTCGTTTATTTGGACAGTGCAGCAACGGCCCAAAAACCGAAATCCGTCATTAATACGATTACCGAATATTATACGGGTTACAATGCGAATGTGCATCGAGGTGTCCACACCCTTGGCTCGAGGGCGACGGATGCTTATGAAATGGCACGGGAAAAGGTCCAGCAGTTTATTAATGCCCGTTCAACGGAAGAAATCATTTTTACGAGAGGGACGACAACAGCCATCAATATCGTTGCACATAGTTACGGACGGGCCAATGTAAAAGAAGGCGACGAAATCGTACTTACGCAGATGGAACACCATAGCAATTTGATTCCTTGGCAACAAATTGCGAAATCAAATGGTGCGACGTTAAAATATATTCCTTTGCAACCCGATGGCACATTGTCTTTAGAGGATGTGGCTCAAACGGTCACAGAACGAACGAAAATCGTTGCGATTACCCATATATCCAATGTGCTCGGAACGATCAATCCGATTAAACAAATTGCCCGAATCGTCCATGAAAAAGGTGCCGTTCTCGTCGTGGACGGCGCCCAAAGTGCACCCCATTTGAAAATTGATGTACAAAATCTGGATTGCGATTTCTTTGCCTTTTCCGGTCATAAAATGTGTGCACCCACGGGAATCGGGGTTCTATACGGAAAAAAGCAATGGTTGGAGAAAATGGAACCAGTCGAATTTGGTGGTGAGATGATCGATTTTGTCGGTCTGTACGATTCTACTTGGAAAGAATTGCCGTGGAAATTTGAAGGTGGAACACCGATAATTGCCGGTGCAATCGGATTACATTCTGCTATCGAATATTTAGAAGAAATCGGAATGGAAAATATTGAAAAACATGAAACGATGCTCGTTGATTATGCGATGGACCGTTTAATGGAGATCGATGGAATCACGATTTACGGACCGAAGAAAGGTAGTCAAAGGTCCGGCGTCCTTTCCTTTAACATCGAGGAGGTACATCCGCACGATGTGGCTACCGTATTGGATACGGAAGGCATCGCTGTTCGCGCAGGTCACCATTGCGCTCAACCGTTGATGAAATGGTTGAATGTGACAGCGACGGCAAGGGCAAGTTTTTATTTGTACAATACGAAGGACGAAATTGATCGGTTGGCAGAGGGACTCGTTAAAGCAAAGGAGTTTTTCGCAGATGTCTTTTAA
- the sufU gene encoding Fe-S cluster assembly sulfur transfer protein SufU produces the protein MSFNQLDTLYRQVIMDHYKKPRNKGVLEDSSITVDMNNPTCGDRIRLTMKEEDGKITDVKFDGEGCSISMASASMMTQLIKGKDKETAIKLANEFYDMIQGKESDADTDLEDAHALQGVSKFPARVKCATLAWKAMEKGFKEETND, from the coding sequence ATGTCTTTTAATCAATTAGATACATTATATCGTCAAGTCATTATGGACCATTACAAAAAACCGAGAAATAAAGGTGTGTTGGAAGATAGCAGCATTACGGTCGATATGAACAATCCGACATGTGGGGATCGAATTCGGTTAACGATGAAAGAAGAAGATGGGAAAATTACGGATGTGAAATTCGATGGAGAAGGTTGCTCCATCTCCATGGCTTCTGCTTCGATGATGACGCAGTTGATCAAGGGTAAGGATAAGGAAACAGCAATTAAGTTGGCAAATGAGTTTTACGATATGATCCAAGGAAAAGAAAGCGACGCGGACACGGACTTAGAGGATGCTCATGCGTTGCAAGGTGTATCAAAATTTCCAGCCAGGGTCAAATGCGCCACGTTAGCATGGAAAGCGATGGAAAAAGGATTTAAAGAAGAGACGAACGATTAA